From a region of the Oryza sativa Japonica Group chromosome 6, ASM3414082v1 genome:
- the LOC136357041 gene encoding protein FAR1-RELATED SEQUENCE 5-like, with translation MEEEGWPEKGGEDHSGQPMDVVPLERIVVEGEEESDLLPISLSDPAILLPKIGQTFNEDSDGYAFYNLYSRFTGFGIRRSKNRYKDGGVKSMQEFCCIREGRDNSVTGPPTRIGCKAMVRLNRSSESQKWRVSAFVSEHNHEMKRDLQHTKHFRSHNFIDEGTKRNIKEMVDNGMTPTAMYGLLSAIFGCALLREETIEAFKWLFQTFTDAMHGKRPAAILTDNCHQMEVAIKAVWPETIHRVCKWHVLKNAKENLGNIYSKRSSFKQEFHRVLNEPQTEAEFEKAWSDLMEQYNLESSVYLRRMWDMKKKWAPDYFREFFYARMSTTQRSESMNHVLKKYVKPSSSLHGFAKRYENFYNDRIEAEDAEEHDTYNEKVSTLTSSPIEKHASRVYTRGAFSRFKEQFKLSFSFMVYHTSDQHVLQLVHIGDDTLQSWGSKEFKVQVDLTEQDLSCGCKLFEHLGIICSHIIRVMVQYGFTEIPKKYILKRWTKDARDSIPKHLEESYLKDKEAASSRTYRNTLLHKSALDMVRLGGTSSETYEKTVEVLTKLIGELQVMCTSQVVNNKEIHCGDRTIGKKPTGVQLDDSVDSSDSEHGMSDEFCVADEDGIGQDVSAGEDSVDVDMTDVNEEDILPPEVRRSRGRPRSTRLMSKGETSSKAKKKKASESTSKDESKNHAKGKKESTKQIRYCKQCGGHGHYKSTCGRKSSYERKK, from the exons ATGGAGGAAGAAGGCTGGCCGGAGAAAGGTGGCGAGGATCATAGTGGACAACCCATGGACGTAGTTCCGTTGGAAAG GATCGTGGTtgagggggaggaagagagtGATCTGCTGCCTATTTCACTCTCTGACCCAGCCATTCTGTTGCCGAAAATTGGGCAGACCTTCAATGAGGACTCTGATGGCTATGCGTTCTACAATCTGTACTCTAGGTTCACTGGTTTTGGTATAAGGAGATCCAAGAACAGATACAAAGATGGAGGCGTGAAGTCCATGCAAGAGTTCTGCTGCATTCGCGAG GGTAGAGATAATTCCGTCACTGGTCCGCCGACCAGGATAGGCTGCAAGGCTATGGTCAGGTTAAATCGTTCTTCTGAAAGTCAAAAGTGGAGAGTTTCTGCATTCGTTAGTGAGCACAACCATGAAATGAAACGGGACCTGCAGCATACTAAACACTTCCGGTCTCATAATTTCATTGATGAAGGGACAAAGAGGAACATAAAGGAAATGGTAGATAATGGGATGACACCTACAGCTATGTATGGATTACTTTCAG CAATTTTTGGTTGCGCTTTGTTGAGGGAGGAGACAATCGAAGCATTCAAGTGGCTTTTCCAAACATTTACTGATGCAATGCATGGGAAGAGGCCTGCAGCAATTTTAACAG ATAACTGTCATCAAATGGAGGTGGCGATCAAAGCGGTTTGGCCTGAAACTATTCATAGAGTTTGCAAATGGCATGTTCTGAAGAATGCTAAGGAGAACTTGGGGAACATTTACAGTAAAAGAAGCAGTTTCAAACAGGAGTTCCACCGGGTGTTAAATGAACCCCAAACAGAGGCAGAGTTTGAGAAGGCATGGTCAGATTTAATGGAGCAGTACAATCTCGAGTCTAGCGTGTATTTGCGCAGGATGTGGGACATGAAGAAAAAATGGGCTCCAGATTACTTCAGGGAATTCTTTTATGCTAGGATGTCAACCACACAAAGAAGTGAGAGCATGAATCatgttctgaagaagtatgtaaAACCATCCTCTTCGCTACATGGATTTGCAAAGAGGTATGAGAATTTCTACAATGATAGGATTGAAGCGGAAGACGCTGAGGAGCATGATACATAcaat GAGAAGGTTTCCACATTAACTAGCTCGCCCATTGAGAAACATGCTTCTCGGGTGTACACTAGGGGTGCATTTTCCAGGTTCAAGGAACAGTTCAAGCTAAGCTTTTCATTTATGGTTTATCATACTTCTGATCAGCATGTTCTGCAGCTAGTCCATATAGGTGATGACACATTGCAAAGTTGGGGCAGCAAAGAATTTAAGGTTCAGGTTGACCTGACTGAACAAGATCTGTCATGTGGATGCAAGCTTTTTGAACACTTGGGAATTATATGCTCCCATATTATCAGA GTTATGGTACAGTATGGTTTCACGGAAATACCGAAGAAGTATATCCTGAAGAGGTGGACAAAAGATGCTAGAGATTCAATCCCAAAGCACTTGGAGGAGTCTTACTTGAAGGATAAGGAGGCGGCATCATCGAGAACTTATCGGAACACCCTCCTGCACAAGTCTGCACTTGATATGGTTAGACTTGGTGGTACTAGTTCAGAAACATATGAGAAGACAGTGGAAGTGTTGACAAAGCTGATTGGAGAACTTCAGGTCATGTGTACTTCGCAAGTTGTAAACAACAAGGAAATTCACTGCGGAGATAGAACAATTGGGAAGAAACCTACTGGTGTGCAATTGGATGATAGTGTAGACAGTTCTGACTCGGAGCATGGAATGTCTGATGAATTTTGTGTAGCCGATGAGGACGGCATTGGACAGGATGTTTCTGCTGGTGAGGATTCAGTTGATGTGGACATGACTGATGTCAACGAAGAAGACATACTCCCTCCTGAGGTTAGAAGAAGTCGTGGACGACCGAGGAGTACCAGACTGATGTCGAAGGGAGAGACATCTAGCAAagcaaagaagaagaaggctaGTGAGAGTACCTCCAAGGACGAGTCGAAGAATCACgccaaaggaaaaaaagagtcaACGAAGCAGATTAGGTACTGCAAGCAATGTGGTGGTCATGGCCACTATAAGAGTACATGTGGTCGGAAATCTAGTTATGAGAGGAAGAAGTGA
- the LOC9267494 gene encoding uncharacterized protein isoform X1, protein MKRAAPWEEPLEVSSDDSLSSDSDDEAGKGKGDNAFGLPNSTKAAAPDAMSKKKKPGGVDFNALSRHGYRGGPSVLTVPPPKVEPNWSWSTGKDRNDKEDQTESYEERERTRTAVTEGEKLIGVRNPQPRQMEKENKDASFSQKEKRKRDRGQASRGKNYVEEEKRLLRGSGVYSGFDT, encoded by the exons ATGAAGAGGGCGGCGCCGTGGGAGGAGCCGCTGGAAGTCTCCTCCGACGACTCCCTGAGCTCGGATTCCGACGATGAAGCCGGGAAGGGGAAAGGGGACAACGCCTTCGGGCTGCCCAATTCCACCAAAGCTGCCGCACCAGACG CTATgtcgaagaagaagaaacctggTGGTGTGGATTTCAATGCTTTGAGCCGGCATGGGTATCGTGGCGGCCCATCTGTCTTGACGGTGCCCCCTCCAAAGGTTGAGCCTAACTGGTCTTGGTCCACCGGGAAAGATCGCAACGACAAAGAAGATCAAACTGAATCCTATGAAGAACGGGAGCGCACAAGAACTGCAGTAACTGAGGGAGAAAAGCTTATTGGTGTGCGAAACCCGCAGCCGAGGCAGATGGAGAAAGAGAATAAAGATGCTTCCTTCTCACAGAAGGAAAAGCGGAAGAGAGATCGTGGCCAGGCTAGCAGGGGGAAGAACTACGttgaagaagagaagcgacTTCTGAGGGGGAGTGGCGTCTACTCTGGCTTTGACACTTGA
- the LOC9267494 gene encoding protein RDM1 isoform X2 → MKRAAPWEEPLEVSSDDSLSSDSDDEAGKGKGDNAFGLPNSTKAAAPDGALIRKAEMYQEYMKHIPVPAHRGSVIPCTTWLGLGRSVKQLYKQPLHYLTNVLLKQWDQQRVGSDDEHRPLDAIIHPVKAEALIWITEEVHRLTTSSQHLASLWASAPMYHAYIDPVFPPIKLQ, encoded by the exons ATGAAGAGGGCGGCGCCGTGGGAGGAGCCGCTGGAAGTCTCCTCCGACGACTCCCTGAGCTCGGATTCCGACGATGAAGCCGGGAAGGGGAAAGGGGACAACGCCTTCGGGCTGCCCAATTCCACCAAAGCTGCCGCACCAGACG GTGCACTGATCAGGAAGGCTGAAATGTATCAAGAGTATATGAAGCATATTCCAGTTCCTGCTCACCGTGGATCTGTAATCCCATGCACAACATGGCTGGGACTCGGCAGGTCGGTGAAGCAGTTATATAAGCAGCCTTTACATTACCTTACCAATGTCCTCTTGAAACAGTGGGATCAGCAGAGAGTTGGGAGTGATGATGAGCACCGGCCTCTGGATGCTATCATCCATCCTGTGAAAGCTGAGGCCCTTATTTGGATCACTGAAGAAGTCCATAGGTTGACCACCTCTAGTCAACATTTAGCCAGTCTTTGGGCATCAGCTCCAATGTATCATGCCTACATAGATCCAGTGTTCCCTCCCATAAAGTTGCAGTAG
- the LOC9267494 gene encoding protein RDM1 isoform X3 — protein MARDFNCSFLYLSKGIGSSPLPLKQSHSGALIRKAEMYQEYMKHIPVPAHRGSVIPCTTWLGLGRSVKQLYKQPLHYLTNVLLKQWDQQRVGSDDEHRPLDAIIHPVKAEALIWITEEVHRLTTSSQHLASLWASAPMYHAYIDPVFPPIKLQ, from the exons ATGGCCAGGGATTTTAACTGCAGTTTTCTATATCTATCCAAAGGGATTGGATCTAGTCCCCTTCCACTCAAGCAAAGCCATAGTG GTGCACTGATCAGGAAGGCTGAAATGTATCAAGAGTATATGAAGCATATTCCAGTTCCTGCTCACCGTGGATCTGTAATCCCATGCACAACATGGCTGGGACTCGGCAGGTCGGTGAAGCAGTTATATAAGCAGCCTTTACATTACCTTACCAATGTCCTCTTGAAACAGTGGGATCAGCAGAGAGTTGGGAGTGATGATGAGCACCGGCCTCTGGATGCTATCATCCATCCTGTGAAAGCTGAGGCCCTTATTTGGATCACTGAAGAAGTCCATAGGTTGACCACCTCTAGTCAACATTTAGCCAGTCTTTGGGCATCAGCTCCAATGTATCATGCCTACATAGATCCAGTGTTCCCTCCCATAAAGTTGCAGTAG